In Monomorium pharaonis isolate MP-MQ-018 chromosome 3, ASM1337386v2, whole genome shotgun sequence, a genomic segment contains:
- the LOC105840917 gene encoding uncharacterized protein LOC105840917 isoform X1 produces the protein MLEPVLGTLSIWWLVMKLLILCVLTTVAFAAPGLLKVPRVYNAVITSNQNLSPSRAFPVIQPVLHRTAIGYVPPFYYTQVAPHFVGPEVVHYPLLAADGKAAGSNQAQASSSTSRLPESTSFGVAKEDEDATTADRTKENGDTKNSEKKKDPVPLTFYPNYHSLYYHPYIYTYNGFNPHLAPGTYYVDYQPYESLEPIPATTPRNADSGHLLPSFHDEKEIHTTDDREKIPDVPPPPLPTSGPKRS, from the exons ATGCTAGAGCCAGTTCTGGGAACGTTGTCGATCTGGTGGCTGGTG ATGAAGCTGCTGATCTTGTGCGTGTTAACTACCGTTGCGTTTGCCGCGCCGGGTCTCCTCAAGGTGCCAAGGGTGTACAACGCCGTGATAACGAGCAATCAGAATCTGTCGCCGTCGCGAGCGTTCCCCGTGATACAACCGGTCCTCCATCGAACCGCCATCGGTTACGTGCCGCCGTTCTATTACACGCAGGTAGCGCCTCACTTTGTCGGGCCGGAAGTGGTGCATTATCCGCTGCTCGCCGCGGATGGTAAGGCGGCCGGCAGCAACCAAGCGCAGGCCTCCTCCTCGACGTCGCGTCTGCCCGAGTCGACGAGCTTTGGTGTCGCGAAGGAGGACGAGGACGCAACCACCGCCGATCGTACGAAGGAGAACGGCGATACGAAGAACTCCGAGAAGAAAAAGGACCCGGTGCCATTGACCTTCTATCCGAATTACCATTCTCTCTACTACCATCCGTACATTTACACGTATAACGGCTTCAATCCGCATCTCGCGCCCGGCACTTACTACGTCGATTACCAACCGTACGAGTCCCTGGAACCAATCCCGGCTACCACGCCGAGGAACGCCGACTCCGGCCATCTGTTACCGAGCTTCCACGACGAGAAGGAAATCCACACGACGGACGACAGAGAAAAAATACCGGATGTACCACCGCCACCTCTTCCGACCTCCGGACCGAAAAGATCTTGA
- the LOC105840917 gene encoding uncharacterized protein LOC105840917 isoform X2, translated as MKLLILCVLTTVAFAAPGLLKVPRVYNAVITSNQNLSPSRAFPVIQPVLHRTAIGYVPPFYYTQVAPHFVGPEVVHYPLLAADGKAAGSNQAQASSSTSRLPESTSFGVAKEDEDATTADRTKENGDTKNSEKKKDPVPLTFYPNYHSLYYHPYIYTYNGFNPHLAPGTYYVDYQPYESLEPIPATTPRNADSGHLLPSFHDEKEIHTTDDREKIPDVPPPPLPTSGPKRS; from the coding sequence ATGAAGCTGCTGATCTTGTGCGTGTTAACTACCGTTGCGTTTGCCGCGCCGGGTCTCCTCAAGGTGCCAAGGGTGTACAACGCCGTGATAACGAGCAATCAGAATCTGTCGCCGTCGCGAGCGTTCCCCGTGATACAACCGGTCCTCCATCGAACCGCCATCGGTTACGTGCCGCCGTTCTATTACACGCAGGTAGCGCCTCACTTTGTCGGGCCGGAAGTGGTGCATTATCCGCTGCTCGCCGCGGATGGTAAGGCGGCCGGCAGCAACCAAGCGCAGGCCTCCTCCTCGACGTCGCGTCTGCCCGAGTCGACGAGCTTTGGTGTCGCGAAGGAGGACGAGGACGCAACCACCGCCGATCGTACGAAGGAGAACGGCGATACGAAGAACTCCGAGAAGAAAAAGGACCCGGTGCCATTGACCTTCTATCCGAATTACCATTCTCTCTACTACCATCCGTACATTTACACGTATAACGGCTTCAATCCGCATCTCGCGCCCGGCACTTACTACGTCGATTACCAACCGTACGAGTCCCTGGAACCAATCCCGGCTACCACGCCGAGGAACGCCGACTCCGGCCATCTGTTACCGAGCTTCCACGACGAGAAGGAAATCCACACGACGGACGACAGAGAAAAAATACCGGATGTACCACCGCCACCTCTTCCGACCTCCGGACCGAAAAGATCTTGA
- the LOC105840916 gene encoding homeobox protein 2 — MIVRNGTLWAIAALVLFVSVSFSETVKLRKPRKRTTMKTPYQQSRIGPVIIKVMHKYNDDSLTRSVSGGCTSGNCRNAHDKFHLDINEAISDEDNFLSDEESLRYVVHPEKYEHFVLRKNTGHANKYKRASAFSETRSSHASDHTVLDRDGDVSKVSKNENKENLIRVPLYRINNTRDFSKHLSEASEVSGNEKKENLTRVPLYRVDRNKRDLSKHSSKASEVSENKNKGNLTRVPLYRIDKSKRDTSKYSSEANKISENKNKGNLTKVPLYKIDKSKRDISKHSSEERKVSENKNNANITRVPLYRIDKSKRDTSKYSSEANKISENKNKGNLTRVPLYRIDKSKRDISKHSSEERKISENKNNVNLTRVPLYRIDKSKRDISKHSSEERKVSENKNNANITRVPLYRIDKSKRDISKHSSEERKISENKNNVNLTRVPLYRIDKSKRDTSKYSSEANKISENKNKGNLTRVPLYRIDKSKRDISKHSSEERKVSENKNNVNLTRVPLYRIEKSKRDLSEHSSEISKVLETKNKANLTRVPLYKIDRSKRDLSKHSSETNKVLKPENKGNLTRIPLYRTDYNTWDRPKHLSDKDKRDLAKSLGEASRPIRNDSDYYAQRKAVMERYYARQREINARYANRTSAIPRLEHNDVSQNRLTTNNATLFNLGRVYPSKESAARDSATFRHSSARIDPIYSNESRYNKVPIELDSRRNVALENGLGFKSDADLSQTRSSGNIERNALDYFVTPTPCTNLSLSGTLAPKTRLKHAKNSTRETGLDDEDCNHNSTDNDNVRGNLRWGRCEGKIVYQHNLLLGLTGPSNLDALFEVIIQGPVCITCVEALRYNETRATVRLDSGGRGHEYAKLRLQGYENEGFSYIIKVWGVNKTGQTCDNVD; from the exons ATGATTGTTCGCAATGGGACGTTATGGGCGATCGCGGCACTCGTTCTTTTTGTGAGCGTATCATTCTCGGAAACTGTGAAGTTACGAAAACCACGAAAGAGGACTACGATGAAAACTCCGTATCAACAGTCCAGAATCGGACCGGTGATCATAAAAGTGATGCACAAATACAACGATGATAGTCTTACTCGCAGCGTGTCGGGCGGTTGCACCAGCGGCAATTGCAGAAATGCTCACGATAAATTTCACCTCGATATTAACGAAGCGATATCTGACGAAGACAATTTTCTCTCGGACGAGGAATCGTTACGTTACGTCGTGCACCCGGAGAAATACGAGCATTTCGTATTGAGAAAGAATACGGGACACGCAAACAAATACAAAAGAGCATCTGCATTTTCGGAAACACGTTCTTCGCATGCGAGCGATCATACAGTGCTTGATCGCGACGGCGATGTGAGTAAAGTATCAAAAAAcgagaataaagaaaatcttATAAGAGTTCCGCTATacagaattaataatacaagggatttttcaaaacatttaagCGAAGCGAGTGAAGTATCGGgaaatgaaaagaaagaaaatctcACGAGAGTTCCACTATATAGAGTTGACAGGAATAAAAGAGATCTTTCAAAACATTCAAGCAAAGCAAGTGAAGTATCGGAAAACAAGAATAAAGGAAATCTAACGAGAGTTCCATTATACAGAATTGACAAGAGTAAAAGAGATACTTCTAAATATTCAAGcgaagcaaataaaatatcggaAAACAAGAATAAAGGAAATCTAACGAAAGTTCCATTATACAAAATTGACAAGAGTAAAAGGGACATTTCTAAACATTCAAGCGAAGAAAGAAAAGTATcggaaaacaaaaataatgcaaatataacAAGAGTTCCATTATACAGAATTGATAAGAGTAAAAGGGATACTTCTAAATATTCAAGcgaagcaaataaaatatcggaAAACAAGAATAAAGGAAATCTAACGAGAGTTCCATTATACAGAATTGACAAGAGTAAAAGGGATATTTCTAAACATTCAagcgaagaaagaaaaatatcggaaaacaaaaataatgtaaatctaaCGAGAGTTCCATTATACAGAATTGACAAGAGTAAAAGGGATATTTCTAAACATTCAAGCGAAGAAAGAAAAGTATcggaaaacaaaaataatgcaaatataacAAGAGTTCCATTATACAGAATTGACAAGAGTAAAAGGGATATTTCTAAACATTCAagcgaagaaagaaaaatatcggaaaacaaaaataatgtaaatctaaCGAGAGTTCCATTATACAGAATTGATAAGAGTAAAAGAGATACTTCTAAATATTCAAGcgaagcaaataaaatatcggaAAACAAGAATAAAGGAAATCTAACAAGAGTTCCATTATACAGAATTGACAAGAGTAAAAGGGATATTTCTAAACATTCAAGCGAAGAAAGAAAAGTATcggaaaacaaaaataatgtaaatctaaCAAGAGTTCCATTATACAGAATTGAGAAGAGTAAAAGAGACCTTTCCGAGCATTCAAGCGAAATAAGCAAAGTATTGGAAACCAAGAATAAAGCAAATTTAACAAGAGTtccgttatataaaattgacagGAGTAAAAGAGATCTTTCCAAACATTCAAGCGAAACAAATAAAGTGTTGAAACCCGAGAATAAAGGAAATCTCACAAGAATTCCACTATACAGAACTGACTACAATACATGGGATCGTCCGAAACATTTAAGCGACAAAGATAAAAGGGATCTTGCAAAATCTTTGGGTGAAGCAAGTAGACCGATTAGAAACGACAGTGATTATTACGCTCAGCGAAAAGCTGTCATGGAAAGATATTACGCTAGGCAGCGTGAGATAAACGCGCGATATGCTAATCGAACGAGCGCTATTCCGAGATTGGAACACAACGACGTGTCGCAGAATCGTTTGACGACGAACAACGCCACTCTGTTCAATCTCGGACGTGTATACCCTAGTAAGGAGTCAGCGGCGAGGGACAGTGCGACTTTTCGTCATTCATCCGCAAGGATCGATCCAATATACAGCAATGAATCACGGTACAACAAGGTGCCGATCGAACTGGACAGTCGGCGAAACGTCGCTCTGGAAAACGGCCTCGGTTTCAAATCCGACGCGGATTTGTCTCAGACGAGAAGCAGCGGTAACATCGAAAGAAACGCGTTGGACTATTTCGTCACGCCCACGCCATGCACGAATTTGTCCTTATCTGGCACTTTAGCTCCGAAAACGCGACTCAAGCACGCAAAAAATTCCACCCGTGAGACGGGGCTGGACGACGAGGATTGCAATCACAATTCAACAGATAAC GACAACGTCAGAGGCAACCTACGATGGGGAAGATGCGAGGGGAAGATTGTGTATCAGCACAATTTACTTCTCGGATTAACTGGTCCCTCGAACCTTGACGCGTTGTTCGAGGTGATTATTCAGGGTCCGGTCTGCATCACCTGCGTGGAGGCGTTACGTTACAACGAGACCAGAGCGACAGTTAGGTTGGATTCCGGGGGACGTGGCCACGAGTATGCGAAGCTCAGGCTACAGGGTTACGAGAACGAAGGATTTtcctatataataaaagtctGGGGCGTCAACAAAACTGGTCAGACTTGCGATAACGTAGACTAA
- the LOC105839878 gene encoding uncharacterized protein LOC105839878 isoform X1: MHRPNNLPLLAIFFAVIIGTAVSKPLWSTLVDTNYLYSTPEINAHPQYLAAYQNTHSPYYVYNIYSNAGGIPNTLHVSSKPEISHIPAYSFYYGTPIYDIRIPLNPVYPVLTPSHPGISPILPPTSTEQSFEDDYDSIEKLDTKVDPNTEAKKPENSEQDDDSITVEAV; the protein is encoded by the exons ATGCATCGTCCAAAT aatttaCCATTGCTCGCGATTTTCTTCGCGGTGATAATTGGAACGGCAGTATCGAAACCACTATGGTCGACTTTAGTCGACACGAATTACCTGTATTCGACACCTGAAATCAACGCACATCCGCAATATCTCGCCGCGTATCAAAATACGCATTCTCCCTATTACGTTTACAAT atttattcGAACGCGGGAGGCATACCAAACACTCTTCATGTAAGCAGCAAACCAGAAATTTCTCACATCCCTGCTTACAGCTTTTATTATGGAACGCCGATTTATGATATCAGGATTCCTTTAAATCCG gtTTATCCCGTGCTAACACCATCGCATCCAGGAATTTCTCCGATACTTCCGCCGACATCGACAGAACAGTCTTTCGAGGACGATTACGACAGCATTGAGAAGTTAGATACGAAAGTTGATCCGAACACAGAGGCGAAAAAACCGGAAAATAGCGAGCAAGATGATGATTCTATAACTGTAGAAGCGGTATAA
- the LOC105839878 gene encoding uncharacterized protein LOC105839878 isoform X2, with protein MRNLPLLAIFFAVIIGTAVSKPLWSTLVDTNYLYSTPEINAHPQYLAAYQNTHSPYYVYNIYSNAGGIPNTLHVSSKPEISHIPAYSFYYGTPIYDIRIPLNPVYPVLTPSHPGISPILPPTSTEQSFEDDYDSIEKLDTKVDPNTEAKKPENSEQDDDSITVEAV; from the exons ATGCGG aatttaCCATTGCTCGCGATTTTCTTCGCGGTGATAATTGGAACGGCAGTATCGAAACCACTATGGTCGACTTTAGTCGACACGAATTACCTGTATTCGACACCTGAAATCAACGCACATCCGCAATATCTCGCCGCGTATCAAAATACGCATTCTCCCTATTACGTTTACAAT atttattcGAACGCGGGAGGCATACCAAACACTCTTCATGTAAGCAGCAAACCAGAAATTTCTCACATCCCTGCTTACAGCTTTTATTATGGAACGCCGATTTATGATATCAGGATTCCTTTAAATCCG gtTTATCCCGTGCTAACACCATCGCATCCAGGAATTTCTCCGATACTTCCGCCGACATCGACAGAACAGTCTTTCGAGGACGATTACGACAGCATTGAGAAGTTAGATACGAAAGTTGATCCGAACACAGAGGCGAAAAAACCGGAAAATAGCGAGCAAGATGATGATTCTATAACTGTAGAAGCGGTATAA
- the LOC105839872 gene encoding cytosolic carboxypeptidase 1 isoform X6 — protein sequence MHLNIVLAGGETSNCRGVAKREDRFANFAQRDLASRRRVVGRREQFSQRTFVTSRKVSRKKNFLPRASPYSRFVLKIRFIRQKLPSTDGGRGMKGASAGYDRENVAGDVQQEDVMSAGNKNADEVVNDALLEKLRTYAAKPQEAGDALRAIAAKIHARVTSSDRRIRERTLDKLWRKNSGAMESFLMTLENCKDNVVNCSIAGIVHECISPRMTKGKSKERGSKSVTRTSSRMAVIQLINLGITQVLVKLLINLQHADTITSEILTQDILWILGQVAQRDQKFVSKMKLLNSVKVFHALLKQHYNNSKMLLPLLLIIKTLAKNSFSLQTLVKDGIACSLEKTFVSIGYTPHLKLRTLLECFKHLTTNKLCCDKFVKTGMVHLLMRIFERWERFDGQMRLKICNYALNTLQHLCVIKAGRKAIKSNNGLQLLYRFCTNCPEDKAYDCLLSRICGIINQCLEKRELPVPEMSPARFVLPEVNVNRTNSAESGSDIDSQANSVASIGRHYSDLDSGDDEESHDSRDAMNNEIHIDDEVDESKFFAGIFTSQRSEEDLAGYHTYFKELGNLRSQLHNFVGTSNVKLIDFFLMEDDQINSPFAKAGKTKTSIKDFTRSNGTAKNQLVNGVHSLKVLKDVSAGVTDRHAYCAVASRVRSVIGFVKVAYPDLIGGDGLGKAEPLNTKDRKVCRAKLLTCVERGLHAVTAIQEVVYDLDALAHSASRGTSLDEQLFDNWDEKRLGKRNLDTKRLQFESRFESGNLRKAIQIGSREYDLILTPDVNSGSRHQWFYFEVSGMEANVAYTFNIINCEKTNSQFNFGMKPLLFSVMEAQCGRPGWVRTGVDICYYRNCYQRSTRGKTYFTTSFTVTFPHAYDVCYLAYHFPYTYSRLMTNIWQWTKSISAANVYFRAETLCETLNGNENPVLTITSPDSTTNPIHARKIIFLTSRVHPGESNASWVMHGTMEALLSDSQYANSLRDDYVFKIIPMLNIEGVVNG from the exons atGCATTTAAACATAGTTTTGGCAGGCGGAGAAACGTCAAACTGCCGCGGAGTGGCGAAGCGTGAGGATCGCTTCGCGAATTTCGCGCAGAGAGATCTCGCGTCTCGCCGTCGCGTCGTCGGAAGAAGAGAACAATTCTCCCAGCGGACTTTCGTCACCTCTAGAAAAGtttctcgtaaaaaaaatttcttgccaCGAGCCTCTCCGTATTCACGATTTGTTTTGAAAATTCGGTTCATTCGACAGAAGCTTCCTTCGACAGATGGGGGGAGAGGCATGAAGGGTGCATCGGCGGGATACGACAGGGAGAACGTGGCCGGCGACGTCCAGCAGGAAGA TGTGATGTCAGCGGGTAATAAAAACGCGGACGAGGTTGTGAACGATGCGCTGTTGGAGAAGCTTCGTACTTACGCGGCTAAGCCGCAGGAAGCGGGCGACGCGCTCAGGGCGATCGCGGCCAAGATTCACGCACGTGTCACTTCATCAG ATCGTCGGATACGCGAGCGCACGTTGGACAAGCTCTGGCGGAAGAATTCCGGCGCGATGGAATCGTTCCTTATGACCCTGGag aatTGCAAGGACAACGTTGTTAACTGCAGTATCGCCGGTATTGTGCACGAATGTATATCGCCTCGAATGACCAAAGGCAAATCCAAGGAAAGAGGGAGCAAGAGTGTCACAA GAACCAGTAGCCGAATGGCGGTCATTCAACTGATCAACTTGGGTATCACGCAAGTACTAgtgaaacttttaataaatctgcAGCACGCAGACACGATTACGAGCGAAATACTCACTCAAGACATCCTCTGGATTTTGGGACAG GTGGCTCAAAGGGACCAGAAGTTTGTGTCAAAAATGAAACTGCTCAACTCCGTAAAAGTGTTCCACGCGCTGTTAAAACAGCATTACAACAATAGCAAGATGTTATTGCCGCTGTTGTTGATCATCAAAACTCTTGCTAAAAACT cATTTTCCTTACAAACATTGGTAAAGGACGGCATCGCTTGTAGTCTGGAAAAAACGTTTGTTAGTATCGGTTATACTCCACATTTGAAATTGAGGACATTACTGGagtgtttcaaacatttaacGACCAATA AATTATGTTGCGACAAATTTGTTAAGACGGGAATGGTGCACTTGCTGATGCGAATCTTTGAGAGGTGGGAGAGATTCGATGGACAAATGCGCTTGAAGATTTGTAATTACGCTCTAAACACGCTTCAGCATCTCTGCGTAATAA aagctGGAAGAAAGGCTATCAAGTCGAACAATGGCCTACAGCTACTGTACCGGTTCTGCACGAATTGCCCAGAGGATAAAGCTTATGACTGCCTGCTGTCGCGTATCTGTGGGATAATCAATCAGTGTCTGGAGAAGAGGGAATTACCGGTGCCCGAAATGTCGCCCGCGAG ATTTGTTCTGCCCGAAGTGAATGTCAACAGGACTAACAGTGCGGAAAGCGGTAGCGATATCGATAGCCAG GCAAACAGCGTGGCTTCGATCGGCAGACACTACAGCGATCTCGATTCTGGGGATGACGAGGAAAGTCACGACTCTAGAGATGCAATGAACAATGAAATTCACATAGATGACGAGGTAGACGAGAGCAAATTCTTCGCCGGGATTTTTACGTCGCAAAGATCCGAGGAAGATCTCGCTGG ATACCATACGTACTTCAAAGAGTTGGGAAATTTGCGGTCGCAGCTACACAATTTCGTTGGGACGTCGAACGTCAAACTGatcgatttttttctgatGGAGGACGATCAGATAAACTCGCCGTTCGCGAAGGCGGGAAAGACGAAGACCTCGATCAAGGACTTCACGAGATCTAACGGTACGGCGAAGAATCAATTGGTGAACGGCGTGCACAGTTTGAAGGTCCTGAAAGACGTGTCGGCGGGCGTCACGGATCGGCACGCGTATTGCGCTGTAGCGAGCAGGGTGAGAAGCGTTATCGGTTTCGTCAAGGTCGCCTATCCGGACCTGATCGGTGGCGACGGTCTGGGGAAAGCCGAGCCGCTCAACACTAAGGACAGGAAGGTTTGCCGCGCGAAACTGTTGACCTGCGTGGAACGCGGCCTCCACGCCGTCACCGCCATCCAGGAAGTTGTTTATGATCTCGATGCACTCGCGCATTCCGCCTCCCGGGGAACGTCGCTCGACGAACAGCTGTTCGACAACTGGGACGAGAAGAGGCTCGGCAAGCGTAATTTGGATACAAAACGGTTGCAATTCGAGTCCCGATTCGAAAGCGGTAATCTCAGGAAAGCTATTCAG ATAGGCTCACGGGAATACGATCTCATTCTGACGCCGGATGTCAACAGCGGTTCCAGACATCAATGGTTCTACTTCGAGGTCTCCGGTATGGAGGCAAACGTAGCGTATACgttcaatataattaactgCGAGAAGACGAACTCGCAGTTCAATTTCGGCATGAAGCCGTTACTGTTCAGCGTTATGGAGGCGCAATGTGGTAGGCCAGGTTGGGTGAGGACCGGCGTCGATATTTGTTACTATCGAAATTGTTATCAACGGTCCACCAGAGGGAAAACATATTTCACCACATCCTTCACGGTCACCTTTCCGCACGCTTACGACGTTTGTTATCTGGCGTATCATTTCCCGTACACGTACAGTCGGCTGATGACCAACATTTGGCAGTGGACGAAGAGCATCTCCGCGGCGAACGTTTACTTTCGCGCGGAGACGCTCTGCGAGACTCTAAACGGCAACGAGAATCCTGTGCTCACCATTACGTCACCGGACTCCACGACCAATCCTATACAT GCACGGAAGATAATCTTCTTAACGTCCAGAGTACACCCCGGTGAGAGCAACGCCTCTTGGGTGATGCATGGAACCATGGAGGCTCTCCTAAGCGACAGCCAGTATGCCAACAGTTTGCGTGACGATTATGTGTTCAAAATAATTCCTATGCTAAACATAGAGGGAGTCGTGAACGGCTG
- the LOC105839873 gene encoding uncharacterized protein LOC105839873 isoform X1 — translation MKIILLLFVVAVFASAQRITTIQLDGIQYFVSRMNPYSPELNYFLAYQYCRSLGLQLASFETKEKADTMTQYLKNAGYTKYDFWTSGNKLGTDMFLWMSTGLPFNVTFDYMLKRPGNRPADVPPGTEPQRVARESGDSGSADGCVAMVAPTLAWEAQDCTLVKDFICEQTRCYYYNYGSIPVSATQGNHRPYITTTSVPASDDQASDHGIDGANIDDHHDSGIDAENEREATSSEADTSVGEKLSEDPVVSRLITTAAPASGNQYHQQQHQHTGTTASATSLFDDGNERERTPVVGNLDDIRPDDIPDIASLFTGHVAVASQARKDSVFDGLETREVLRPSASRPVVSSASSSFSSEMKMEHRESPDYGDLTAETELPNNGLEDAHTIGPYDSVQDYVNDQPADTASSLSSSSSSSAAAAAASASAADSAMMKDQDDDSSTILPEAEPAYRYNIKVRTNGKVLDPPSK, via the exons CCCAGAGGATCACAACGATTCAGCTGGATGGCATACAGTACTTTGTGTCGCGAATGAATCCCTATAGCCCGGAATTAAATTACTTCCTGGCGTATCAGTATTGCCGCTCTCTGGGCCTCCAGTTGGCGTCTTTCGAAACGAAAGAGAAGGCCGACACGATGACGCAATACCTGAAGAACGCCGGTTACACGAAATACGACTTTTGGACCTCCGGCAACAAGCTAGGCACCGACATGTTTTTATGGATGAGCACGGGTCTACCATTTAACGTCACCTTCGACTACATGCTGAAGCGACCTGGCAACAGACCCGCGGACGTACCACCCGGCACCGAACCCCAAAGAGTGGCGCGCGAAAG CGGCGACAGCGGCAGCGCGGATGGATGCGTCGCGATGGTGGCACCTACGTTAGCCTGGGAGGCGCAGGATTGCACTCTCGTGAAGGACTTTATCTGCGAGCAAACACGATGCTACTACTACAACTACGGCAGCATTCCAGTCTCCGCGACTCAGGG AAATCATAGGCCCTACATCACGACCACCTCGGTGCCAGCCAGCGACGACCAAGCGAGTGATCATGGAATCGACGGCGCCAACATCGACGATCACCACGATTCGGGTATCGACGCCGAGAACGAGCGGGAAGCGACATCATCGGAAGCGGACACGTCCGTGGGCGAGAAACTGTCAGAGGACCCGGTCGTCAGCAGGCTAATTACCACGGCCGCTCCCGCATCTGGCAATCAGTATCATCAACAGCAGCATCAGCACACGGGAACGACGGCATCGGCGACGTCGCTGTTCGACGACGGTAACGAGCGCGAGCGCACACCCGTCGTCGGGAACCTGGACGACATCAGACCGGACGACATCCCGGACATCGCGAGCCTGTTCACCGGGCACGTCGCCGTGGCGTCTCAGGCGCGCAAGGACAGCGTCTTCGACGGTCTCGAGACTCGCGAGGTCCTGCGGCCGTCGGCCTCCCGTCCCGTCGTATCCtccgcctcctcctccttctcgtcGGAGATGAAGATGGAGCATCGCGAGTCCCCCGATTACGGCGACCTGACCGCGGAGACTGAATTGCCGAACAACGGTCTCGAGGACGCCCACACGATTGGTCCGTACGACAGCGTACAGGACTACGTCAATGATCAACCGGCGGACACggcgtcgtcgttgtcgtcgtcgtcgtcgtcgtcggcggcggcggcggcggcgtcggcgtcggcggCGGATTCGGCGATGATGAAGGACCAGGACGACGACAGTAGCACGATCCTGCCAGAGGCGGAACCGGCCTACAGGTACAACATCAAAGTGCGCACCAACGGCAAAGTATTAGACCCTCCGTCCAAGTAA
- the LOC105839873 gene encoding C-type lectin 37Da isoform X2: MKIILLLFVVAVFASAQRITTIQLDGIQYFVSRMNPYSPELNYFLAYQYCRSLGLQLASFETKEKADTMTQYLKNAGYTKYDFWTSGNKLGTDMFLWMSTGLPFNVTFDYMLKRPGNRPADVPPGTEPQRVARESGDSGSADGCVAMVAPTLAWEAQDCTLVKDFICEQTRCYYYNYGSIPVSATQG; the protein is encoded by the exons CCCAGAGGATCACAACGATTCAGCTGGATGGCATACAGTACTTTGTGTCGCGAATGAATCCCTATAGCCCGGAATTAAATTACTTCCTGGCGTATCAGTATTGCCGCTCTCTGGGCCTCCAGTTGGCGTCTTTCGAAACGAAAGAGAAGGCCGACACGATGACGCAATACCTGAAGAACGCCGGTTACACGAAATACGACTTTTGGACCTCCGGCAACAAGCTAGGCACCGACATGTTTTTATGGATGAGCACGGGTCTACCATTTAACGTCACCTTCGACTACATGCTGAAGCGACCTGGCAACAGACCCGCGGACGTACCACCCGGCACCGAACCCCAAAGAGTGGCGCGCGAAAG CGGCGACAGCGGCAGCGCGGATGGATGCGTCGCGATGGTGGCACCTACGTTAGCCTGGGAGGCGCAGGATTGCACTCTCGTGAAGGACTTTATCTGCGAGCAAACACGATGCTACTACTACAACTACGGCAGCATTCCAGTCTCCGCGACTCAGGGGTAA